The Pseudobacteroides sp. nucleotide sequence GGCCACAAACTTTTTCTTACTATTGCTTCCCGTTTGCAGGTGATATTGGAAACTGAGCTTTAAAGCGATTTCAACCGCTGATGAACCGTTATCAGCAAAGAACACCTTATTTAATCCATGGGGTGTGATTTCAACAATTTTTTCTCCCAAATCTATGGCAGGTTTGTGAGAAAAATTCGCAAATATTACATGTTCAAGGCTGTCAAGCTGCTTTTTTACTGCATTATTTATCCTTTTGTTGCAGTGTCCGAAAAGGTTTACCCACCAGGATGATACGGCGTCTAGATAACGCTTGCCGTAAATATCTGTTATATATGCTCCATCTCCCCTTTCAACAATTATAGGAGGGAATCCTTCATAATCCTTCATCTGGGAACATGGGTGCCATATAAACCTAAGGTCCTTTTGCTGCAAATCATGCAATAAAGGTCACCTGCTTTCCACATTTTACATCCATAGGAATTTTTCTCACTTCTACAAAAATACAATGATAAGTCGCTTTTACGAGTCCATTAACCTTATGAATATCATCATAGGTTGCTATCATTTCTTTTGTCAGTGCAATATTTGGCTTATGGCTTTTATTGCTGTTGTTAGCCCCAATTTTTTTAACTGAATCCAAAAACTCTTTCACACAGTTAAAGTATTCATATTCAAGAAAATCCTTTTTTGCAATTTCAAATGAACATGCCTCTTCTGCTTCTAGACTCTTTTTGCAAACATTAAATACTTCATCGGGCCTATAGAACTTCTGGCTTGGAGGATTCGCAACATCTATCTTGAGCTTTTTGCAGGCAATTTCATATGATTGCTGCAGTTCGTTAAAGGTCATGTGGCCAAATGTTGAAAACGCGAGTACTCCATCATTTTTTAACAATCTACCAAGCTTTAGCAAAGTTTCTTCAAAATTGTTAAACCATTGAAATGTTGCATTTGAGATAATCAAATCATACTGTTTATCAATAACCGCTTCCTCAATATCCATGCAGATGAATTCCACACCGC carries:
- the bioC gene encoding malonyl-ACP O-methyltransferase BioC — its product is MIDKNILQIHFSRNAESYDSYAKVQKKMARELLSMIKSDVKESIGKLDILDIGCGTGHLTGELLALYPDSRITAVDIAPGMIEYARRKFIKSGVEFICMDIEEAVIDKQYDLIISNATFQWFNNFEETLLKLGRLLKNDGVLAFSTFGHMTFNELQQSYEIACKKLKIDVANPPSQKFYRPDEVFNVCKKSLEAEEACSFEIAKKDFLEYEYFNCVKEFLDSVKKIGANNSNKSHKPNIALTKEMIATYDDIHKVNGLVKATYHCIFVEVRKIPMDVKCGKQVTFIA